The DNA segment CTTTCTTTCATTGGTGGCGGCAATTATACGATTGCCGGCAGGAATGTGGGACAGGCTACCAGTGTGAATGGCGGTATATTTTACATCATCAATTTCAAAGGCAGGAAGTCATCTGTCAAACCTTCATCTCCCAAAACTAACTGACATGAAAAAGCTGTTATTCTTCCCTATTGTTATAATAGCTGTTGGTATTATCATACCACTCTCCTGTTCCAAGGATGTGGATGGCAGAACGGATAACCTGCCACCCTTACAACCAGCCAAAACAGATATTGATGGCGGCGCCTGGAAACCCATCCTGCTTACTACGGCAGGAGAGATTGCGGTACCGGTACCGGCCGCTGTTACCACACCGGATTACATTGCCCAGATCAATGAGATCAAAACCTGGCAGGCCGATCTTACCGATCGGGAAAAAGACCTGGTAAAATACTGGAGTGCAGGCGCTGTGCTTCGCTGGAATGAGATCCTGCGCGAACTGGTAGCCAAACACAACCTGCCGCCTTATCAAAATGAAGATGGCACTTACCCGGTTCCCAATGCCAATAACCCATTGGCTTATCCGCAATTTCCCTTTGCCAACCCGCCTTTTGCATCCCGGGCGTATGCTTATGTGAGCGCCGCCCAATACGATGCACTGGTAGCGGCCTGGCATTATAAAAAACTGTATAACCGCCCGGCGCCTTATAAAACAGATGCCACATTGAAAGTGCTGATACCGCAAAGCGACCTGCCATCGTACCCTTCAGAGGATGCAGTAGTAGCCGGTGCTGCCGTGGAAATGATGAAGCTGTTGTTTCCCGGCGACCAGGATTTTATACAGCAAAAAGCCGAAGAGCACAAACGGGCCCGCATTATCGCAGGCGCCAACGTGCGTAGTGATATAGAAGCCGGTGAAGCGCTTGGCAGGGCAGTAGCACAAAAGTTTGTGACCCGTGCCAGGGGCGACAGGGCCGGTGTTGCAGGCGGCAACCAGGCCTACTGGACCCAACTGGAAACAGATTGCATTGCCAAAGGAGAAACGCCCTGGTATAGCCTGGAAACGCCCAAACGCCCTCCTATGCTGCCCATCTTTGGGAAAGTAAAGGCTTTCCTCTTCGATTCACTCACTTGTATTGCGCTGCGCCCCGGACCACCGCCATTAACCGGCAGCGACAAAATGAAGGAAGAAACAAAAGAGATCTATGAATATGTAAACAATCCCACCCGTGAACGTATACGCATTGTTCATTTCTGGGCCGATGGGGTAGGTACCTATACCCCTGCCGGGCATTGGGATGCCATTGCCGCGGAAGACTTTATTAAAAAGAACTACAGTGAGCTGCGCTGGGCCCGCAATATGGCCTTGCTGAATATGTCGTTGATGGACGCCGCCATTGTATGCTGGGATACCAAGTTCTATTATTTTAATCCCCGCCCCTCCCAGTTGGACCCACGGATAAAAACGCTCACCGGCGTTCCCAATTTCCCGGCCTATATATCCGGCCACTCCACTTTCAGCGGGGCAGCCGCAGCCATCCTGGCGCACATCGTGCCTGAAAAAGCAACTGCTTATAATGACATGGCGAAGGAAGCATCCCTGTCGCGCATGTATGGTGGTATCCACTACCGGGCCGATTGTGAAGTGGGCCTGCAGGTAGGTAAAAACGTAGGGAACTATGCTGTAGAGCGCGCCAAAACAGATGGTGCAGGTGATTAAACTTTGTATTCAACCAACAATACTTCGTCTTTAGTCTATAGTAGTTATAAATGGCACCGCCCCCGTTTTCACGGGGGCGCATTTTTATGTGGCAGATATTATGCTTAATTTAGAAGTATCCAAACCGGTCGGCGTATGAAAAAAACGATAGGACTTTTTTCGTTGATAGGGTATTTATTGGCCGCTGTTGCCCAGTCGCCTGCCACTCCCGATAAGATCTATGGCGACTTATTCCACCAGGTGCAGATGAGTAAGATATTTCCGGATGGAAAAACTTTTGTAGACTGTATTCCCAAACGCGCTCCCAAAGACATCATGTACGATTACGGCCTGCGCAAAGGCCCGCAACTTGACCTGAAGAAGTTTGTAGAAGAGAATTTTGAATTACCACATACGCCGCAGATCAATTATGTTACCCGCGAAAAAGACGTGGTGATGCACATCAAAAACCTCTGGGGTGTACTTCGCCGGCAGCCGGATAGTGTAACCATCTCCCCCACCGGGAGCGGCCAGGGGGCTACTTCCTTATTGCCATTACCTTATCCCTACATAGTACCGGGTGGACGCTTCCGGGAGATCTATTACTGGGACTCCTATTTCACCATGCTGGGCCTGAAAGAAAGTGGAGAAACAGCTATGATCGAAAATATGGTGAAAAATTTTGCCTATCTCATAGAGACCTACGGCCATATCCCCAATGGCAACAGGACCTATTACCTCAGCCGTTCCCAGCCTCCTTTTTTTGCGTTGATGGTAGAATTGCTGGCCGAAGTAAAAGGCGATTCCATCTATGCCGACTTCCTGCCTGCCCTGCAAAAAGAATACAGCTTCTGGATGGAAGGCGCTGATAAACTGGCTCCCGGGCAGTTTGCCAAAAGGGTGGTGAAGTTGCCCAACGGCACGGTCATGAACCGTTACTGGGATGATAATCCCGCACCCCGCCAGGAAAGCTACCGCGAAGATGTGGAAACAGCCGAAAGATCAAAGCGTAATAAAACAGAGATGTACCAGCACCTGCGGGCAGGCGCGGAAAGTGGCATTGATTTCAGCAGTCGCTGGTTTGCCGATAAGAAAAGCCTTGCCACTATTCAAACAACCCATTATATCCCCGTTGACCTGAATGCCCTGCTCTACAAACTGGAGCTGGTGATTGCGAAAGGCGCTATGGTAAAACATGATGACAGCACTGCCAGCCTGTTCCGTAAAAAGTCTGACCGGCGACTGGCAGCCATTGACAAGTTTTGCTGGAGCAGAACACTCAATTTTTATACAGATTATAATTTCAGGACCCGGAAACAATCTACCATCGTATCACCGGCAGGTATGTATCCCTTCTGCGTCTTTACCAAAAAGCCGGATTATATGAGCCTGCTGGCGCGCCGGGCTGGTGAAGTGATCAAAGAAAAGCTCCTGAAAGATGGCGGTGTTACCACCACAGCCAATACTACCGGTGAACAGTGGGATGCCCCCAACGGGTGGGCACCCCTCCAATGGATGACGATCTGGGGACTTGATCGCAGCGGTCAGCGGGAACTGGCCAGGGATATTGCCGACCGCTGGATGAAACTGAACATCGATGTATTCCAACGTACCGGCAAGCTGATGGAAAAATACAATGTCGTTGATACCAAACTGGAAGCCGGTGGCGGTGAATACGCCGGGCAGGATGGCTTTGGCTGGACCAATGGCGTATTGCTGAAGCTGATCAGCAAATATGGCTTACCGAAATAATCGTTTAAACGGCCATTTCAAATACCTTCGCATAAATTTCATAATCATGGTCCGTTGGATGATCTGTCTTTTATTGCCAATAATCTTTTTTGCCTGCTCACCCAATAACGTTACTGTTGATGACAGCCTCAAGAAATACTTCGATGAGCATAAAATAGAGGGCACTTTTGGTTTATTTGACAATGGACAAGGCAGCTTTACCGTATACAACCTGCCCCGTTTTACCGACAGTGTTTATTTACCGGCTTCTACCTTTAAAATCATCAATTCCCTCATTGGCCTGGAAACCGGCCAGGTATTGGACAGCAGCACCGTTATTGCCTGGGACAGCATTGAGCGCAGGCGTGCCGAATGCAACAGGAACATGAGTATGTATGATGCCTTCCGTATCTCCTGCCCACCCTGGTACCAGGAACTGGCACGCCGCATTGGCAAGCCCGTGATGCAGAAATGGCTGGATACCCTGGGTTATGCCCGCCGCTATAGTAAGTTCACCATTGGCAATAACCTCGATACCTTCTGGCTGGATAATTCGGCCAAAGTAACAGCCGATGAGGAACTGGGTATTGTGAAGAAACTCTATTTCGACCAGCTTCCTTTTCAGCACCGCTCCCAGCGTATTGTGAAAAACATGATGCTGTGGGAAAAAGACGCCAATTATTCCCTGAGCTATAAAACCGGCTGGGGCTTCGATGAAAAGAACCATGCTATCGGCTGGATCGTTGGATGGATAGAGGAAAATACCCATCCTTACTTTTTTGTGCTGCAACTGGATTCACCCGACCGCAATTTTGATATGAAGCCCGCCCGTATTAAGATTTTGAAGGATATATTAAAGCAGTATGGCTTTATGCAAGGCAAGAAATAATCTGGTTTGATT comes from the Paraflavitalea devenefica genome and includes:
- a CDS encoding phosphatase PAP2 family protein; translated protein: MKKLLFFPIVIIAVGIIIPLSCSKDVDGRTDNLPPLQPAKTDIDGGAWKPILLTTAGEIAVPVPAAVTTPDYIAQINEIKTWQADLTDREKDLVKYWSAGAVLRWNEILRELVAKHNLPPYQNEDGTYPVPNANNPLAYPQFPFANPPFASRAYAYVSAAQYDALVAAWHYKKLYNRPAPYKTDATLKVLIPQSDLPSYPSEDAVVAGAAVEMMKLLFPGDQDFIQQKAEEHKRARIIAGANVRSDIEAGEALGRAVAQKFVTRARGDRAGVAGGNQAYWTQLETDCIAKGETPWYSLETPKRPPMLPIFGKVKAFLFDSLTCIALRPGPPPLTGSDKMKEETKEIYEYVNNPTRERIRIVHFWADGVGTYTPAGHWDAIAAEDFIKKNYSELRWARNMALLNMSLMDAAIVCWDTKFYYFNPRPSQLDPRIKTLTGVPNFPAYISGHSTFSGAAAAILAHIVPEKATAYNDMAKEASLSRMYGGIHYRADCEVGLQVGKNVGNYAVERAKTDGAGD
- the treF gene encoding alpha,alpha-trehalase TreF; the encoded protein is MKKTIGLFSLIGYLLAAVAQSPATPDKIYGDLFHQVQMSKIFPDGKTFVDCIPKRAPKDIMYDYGLRKGPQLDLKKFVEENFELPHTPQINYVTREKDVVMHIKNLWGVLRRQPDSVTISPTGSGQGATSLLPLPYPYIVPGGRFREIYYWDSYFTMLGLKESGETAMIENMVKNFAYLIETYGHIPNGNRTYYLSRSQPPFFALMVELLAEVKGDSIYADFLPALQKEYSFWMEGADKLAPGQFAKRVVKLPNGTVMNRYWDDNPAPRQESYREDVETAERSKRNKTEMYQHLRAGAESGIDFSSRWFADKKSLATIQTTHYIPVDLNALLYKLELVIAKGAMVKHDDSTASLFRKKSDRRLAAIDKFCWSRTLNFYTDYNFRTRKQSTIVSPAGMYPFCVFTKKPDYMSLLARRAGEVIKEKLLKDGGVTTTANTTGEQWDAPNGWAPLQWMTIWGLDRSGQRELARDIADRWMKLNIDVFQRTGKLMEKYNVVDTKLEAGGGEYAGQDGFGWTNGVLLKLISKYGLPK
- a CDS encoding class D beta-lactamase, with product MVRWMICLLLPIIFFACSPNNVTVDDSLKKYFDEHKIEGTFGLFDNGQGSFTVYNLPRFTDSVYLPASTFKIINSLIGLETGQVLDSSTVIAWDSIERRRAECNRNMSMYDAFRISCPPWYQELARRIGKPVMQKWLDTLGYARRYSKFTIGNNLDTFWLDNSAKVTADEELGIVKKLYFDQLPFQHRSQRIVKNMMLWEKDANYSLSYKTGWGFDEKNHAIGWIVGWIEENTHPYFFVLQLDSPDRNFDMKPARIKILKDILKQYGFMQGKK